In a single window of the Synechococcus sp. HK05 genome:
- the dnaK gene encoding molecular chaperone DnaK: MARIVGIDLGTTNSVVAVLEGGRPQVIASAEGGRTTPSVVGFSKDSELLVGQLARRQLVLNPRNTFANLKRFVGRQWDELDESSLSVPYTVRANDQGNVRVVCPATEREYAPEELVASILRKLVDDASTYLGEPVEAAVITVPAYFNDAQRQATRDAGRLAGISVERILNEPTAAALAYGFDRSTVKRVLVFDLGGGTFDVSVLRIAQGVFDVKATSGDTQLGGNDWDRRIVDWLADQFQAEHGVDLRRDRQALQRLTEAAEKAKIELSGVQSTPISLPFIATADAGPLHIETSLERRTFEGLCPDLLDRLLRPVQRALRDSGLAAEDIDDVVLVGGSTRMPMVQEMVRTLIPLEPCQSVNPDEVVAIGAAVQAGILTGELRDLMLNDVTPLSLGLETIGGVMKVLIPRNTSIPVRKSDVFSTSEANQSSVEVHVLQGERQMAEGNKSLGRFRLSGIPPAPRGVPQVQVSFDIDANGLLQVSATDRTTGRQQSVSIQGGSNLSEDEIKTLIEEAEQKASEDRRRKAEIDRRNRAQTLVAQAERRLRDAALELGPYGAERQQRAVEIAVRDVQDQLSSGDLGDLDLAVSQLQEALYGLNRRLASERKQDSSPLQGLKNTLGSLKDELFADDEWDDWDSRGRGRDPWAEPSWSASRGGWGADDWSRPAPVPTPRYDDLRERDGYDREPLRSNAGPYERDAIERDPYDRDSYDRNQFDRNQFERDSYERDNYDSRYDDTSRVARDWERDVRGDQPADRFDEPSRPSERRAERPAPFEGDPWAED, from the coding sequence TTGGCACGGATCGTTGGCATCGACCTGGGTACCACCAACTCGGTGGTGGCGGTGCTGGAGGGCGGCCGTCCGCAGGTGATCGCCAGCGCCGAGGGCGGCCGCACCACGCCATCGGTGGTGGGCTTCAGCAAAGACTCTGAATTGCTCGTGGGGCAGTTGGCGCGGCGCCAACTGGTGCTCAACCCACGCAACACCTTCGCCAATCTCAAGCGCTTCGTAGGCCGCCAGTGGGACGAACTGGACGAGAGCAGCCTTTCGGTGCCCTACACGGTGCGGGCCAACGACCAGGGCAATGTGCGGGTGGTTTGTCCTGCCACGGAGCGGGAGTACGCCCCGGAGGAGCTGGTGGCCAGCATCCTGCGCAAGCTCGTGGATGACGCCAGCACCTATCTGGGTGAACCGGTGGAGGCGGCGGTGATCACCGTTCCGGCGTATTTCAACGACGCCCAACGCCAAGCCACCCGCGATGCAGGCCGCCTGGCCGGCATCAGCGTGGAGCGGATTCTCAATGAGCCCACGGCGGCCGCCCTGGCCTACGGCTTCGATCGCAGCACCGTGAAGCGGGTGCTGGTGTTCGACCTGGGCGGCGGCACCTTTGATGTGTCGGTGCTGCGCATCGCCCAGGGGGTGTTCGATGTGAAGGCCACCAGCGGCGACACCCAACTGGGCGGCAACGATTGGGACCGCCGCATCGTGGACTGGCTGGCCGACCAGTTTCAGGCTGAGCACGGCGTTGATCTGCGCCGCGATCGCCAGGCCCTGCAGCGGCTCACCGAAGCCGCGGAGAAGGCCAAGATCGAGCTCAGCGGTGTGCAGAGCACGCCCATCTCCCTGCCCTTCATCGCCACGGCAGACGCAGGGCCGCTGCACATCGAAACCAGCCTCGAGCGGCGCACGTTTGAGGGCCTGTGTCCAGATCTGCTCGACCGCCTGCTCCGGCCGGTGCAGCGTGCCCTGCGTGATTCAGGGCTTGCCGCCGAAGACATCGACGACGTGGTGCTGGTGGGCGGCTCCACCCGCATGCCGATGGTGCAGGAGATGGTGCGCACCCTGATTCCGCTCGAGCCTTGCCAATCGGTGAATCCCGATGAGGTGGTGGCGATCGGCGCAGCCGTTCAAGCCGGGATCCTCACCGGTGAGCTTCGCGATCTGATGCTGAACGACGTCACGCCGCTCTCGCTCGGGTTGGAGACCATCGGCGGCGTGATGAAGGTGTTGATCCCGCGCAACACCTCCATCCCGGTGCGCAAGAGCGACGTGTTCAGCACCTCGGAAGCGAACCAAAGCTCCGTGGAGGTTCATGTGCTCCAGGGTGAGCGGCAGATGGCGGAGGGCAACAAAAGCCTCGGCCGCTTCCGCCTTTCCGGTATCCCACCAGCTCCACGGGGCGTTCCCCAGGTGCAGGTGTCGTTCGACATCGATGCCAACGGGCTGCTGCAGGTGTCGGCTACCGACCGCACCACCGGTCGCCAGCAGAGTGTGAGCATTCAGGGCGGTTCGAACCTCAGCGAAGACGAGATCAAGACCCTGATCGAGGAGGCCGAGCAGAAGGCCAGTGAAGACAGGCGCCGTAAGGCTGAGATCGATCGCCGCAACCGGGCGCAGACGCTGGTGGCCCAGGCGGAGCGTCGTCTGCGGGATGCGGCTTTGGAGTTGGGGCCCTACGGCGCTGAACGCCAGCAACGGGCTGTGGAAATCGCTGTGCGCGATGTGCAGGATCAGTTGTCGTCCGGTGACCTGGGCGATCTCGATTTGGCGGTGAGCCAGCTGCAGGAGGCGCTGTATGGCCTCAACCGCCGGTTGGCCAGTGAGCGCAAACAGGACAGCAGCCCTCTGCAGGGTCTCAAGAACACCCTGGGTTCCCTCAAGGACGAACTCTTTGCCGACGACGAGTGGGATGACTGGGATTCCCGGGGTCGTGGGCGTGATCCCTGGGCTGAACCCTCCTGGAGTGCTAGCCGCGGTGGCTGGGGTGCCGACGACTGGAGTCGCCCGGCTCCTGTGCCAACGCCTCGCTATGACGACCTGCGCGAACGCGATGGCTACGACCGAGAGCCATTGCGCTCGAACGCCGGCCCCTATGAACGTGACGCGATCGAACGCGACCCGTATGACCGCGACTCGTATGACCGCAACCAGTTCGACCGCAACCAGTTCGAACGCGACTCGTATGAACGCGACAACTACGACAGCCGCTACGACGACACCAGCAGGGTTGCTCGCGACTGGGAGCGCGACGTGCGAGGCGATCAACCGGCGGATCGATTCGACGAGCCTTCCAGGCCATCAGAGCGCCGTGCAGAGCGGCCTGCCCCATTCGAGGGGGATCCCTGGGCTGAGGATTGA
- a CDS encoding ATP phosphoribosyltransferase regulatory subunit yields MALQPAAGARDLNPREVDGNRWLCDQLADVYRRWGYAEVAPPLVERLETLEAGGGIRDRDLVRLASDEPLGLRPEMTASIARAACTRLASRPRPLRLWSSGAVFRSALNDVGQPRLDERLQSGVELLGADASQALVADAELLRLLLACLRQLQITAAHQPTLLLGHHGILSALLDQVPAQQRLATRQALINFDPLALAELEFPGHQRQGLQQLLRLRGDTKAVLYQLEQLLGPSSLLEQLAGTLSSVADVASQQGVRLQLDPSFQPHFDLYDGLVLKLVCQGSVAPVALANGGRYDALVARFGGAAGGMGFSFDVEAIRDLIGTDASAPQRPAATLVAYSASSQLSEALDQLEALHREGTRAELLQSPCTTRSAAEAIAAERGCAACHWVGS; encoded by the coding sequence ATGGCCCTGCAACCCGCTGCCGGCGCCAGGGATCTCAATCCGCGCGAGGTGGATGGCAACCGCTGGCTGTGCGACCAGCTCGCCGATGTGTACCGGCGCTGGGGGTATGCCGAAGTCGCCCCACCGCTGGTGGAGCGGCTTGAAACCCTCGAAGCCGGTGGTGGCATTCGCGATCGCGACCTGGTGCGGCTGGCTTCGGATGAGCCCCTGGGCCTGCGGCCGGAGATGACCGCTTCGATCGCCCGGGCCGCCTGCACACGGCTCGCCAGCCGGCCGCGCCCCCTGCGCCTGTGGAGCAGTGGTGCGGTGTTCCGCAGCGCCCTCAACGACGTGGGCCAACCCCGCTTAGACGAGCGCTTGCAAAGCGGGGTGGAACTGCTGGGTGCCGATGCCAGTCAGGCCTTGGTGGCGGATGCGGAGCTGCTGAGACTGTTGCTCGCCTGCTTGCGCCAACTGCAGATCACCGCGGCGCATCAACCCACGCTGCTGCTCGGCCACCACGGCATCCTCAGTGCGCTGCTCGATCAAGTGCCCGCGCAACAGCGTCTCGCCACGCGGCAGGCCCTGATCAATTTCGATCCATTGGCCCTGGCGGAGCTGGAATTCCCCGGTCACCAGCGCCAGGGTCTGCAACAGCTCCTGCGGCTGCGGGGTGACACCAAGGCGGTGCTCTATCAACTGGAGCAGCTGCTGGGCCCCTCCAGCCTTCTGGAGCAATTGGCGGGCACCTTGAGCAGCGTGGCCGACGTGGCATCGCAGCAAGGCGTGAGGCTCCAGCTCGATCCAAGCTTCCAACCCCATTTCGACCTCTACGACGGGCTGGTGCTGAAGCTGGTCTGCCAAGGCTCGGTGGCGCCGGTAGCGCTGGCCAACGGCGGGCGGTACGACGCCCTGGTGGCCCGCTTCGGCGGCGCAGCCGGCGGCATGGGCTTCAGCTTCGATGTGGAGGCGATTCGCGACCTGATCGGCACCGACGCCAGTGCCCCCCAGCGCCCTGCCGCCACGCTGGTCGCCTACAGCGCATCCAGCCAGCTGAGCGAAGCGCTCGATCAACTGGAAGCCCTGCACCGGGAGGGAACCCGGGCTGAATTGCTGCAGAGCCCTTGCACCACCCGCTCCGCCGCCGAAGCGATCGCTGCAGAGCGCGGCTGCGCCGCCTGCCACTGGGTTGGTTCCTAG
- the murQ gene encoding N-acetylmuramic acid 6-phosphate etherase: protein MSGAFADVQRGHLLTEQANPRSADLDALSTQDLVAVFVEEDRRPQEAVAAAAPALSAAIDAIAERLRAGGRLFYLGAGTSGRLGVLDAAECPPTFCSPPELVQGVLAGGAPALLRSSEGLEDLFDAGCDDLIARDFQASDALVGIAAGGTTPYVHGGLTHARRLGALAIAMACVPAEQVPMPCDIDIRLLTGPEVLTGSTRLKAGTATKMALNILSTGVMVRLGKVYGNRMVDVAVTNSKLEDRALRILSDLADVDRDQGRQLLQQSKGSVKLALLMARQGISPSAAHTLLERSGGQLRSALE from the coding sequence GTGAGCGGTGCCTTCGCCGATGTGCAACGGGGGCATTTGCTCACGGAGCAGGCCAACCCCCGCAGCGCCGATCTCGATGCTCTGAGCACCCAGGATCTGGTGGCTGTGTTTGTGGAGGAAGATCGCCGGCCCCAGGAGGCGGTGGCCGCTGCAGCTCCGGCCCTCAGCGCTGCGATCGATGCGATCGCTGAACGTCTTCGCGCCGGCGGCCGCCTCTTCTACCTCGGTGCTGGCACCTCCGGTCGCCTGGGGGTGCTCGATGCGGCGGAGTGCCCGCCGACGTTCTGCAGTCCGCCGGAGTTGGTGCAGGGTGTGCTCGCTGGCGGGGCGCCAGCGCTGCTTCGCAGCTCTGAGGGGCTGGAAGATCTGTTCGATGCAGGTTGTGACGACCTGATCGCTCGGGATTTCCAGGCCAGTGATGCGCTGGTGGGGATTGCGGCCGGCGGCACCACGCCCTACGTGCATGGCGGCCTCACCCATGCCCGTCGCCTCGGTGCTCTCGCCATTGCCATGGCCTGCGTACCGGCTGAGCAGGTGCCGATGCCCTGCGACATCGACATTCGCCTGCTCACGGGGCCCGAGGTGCTGACCGGGTCCACCCGCCTGAAGGCTGGAACCGCCACCAAGATGGCCCTCAACATCCTGAGCACAGGCGTGATGGTGCGCCTGGGCAAGGTCTACGGCAACCGCATGGTCGACGTGGCGGTGACCAACAGCAAGCTCGAGGACCGAGCGCTGCGGATCCTCTCCGATTTAGCCGATGTGGATCGAGATCAGGGCCGGCAGCTGCTGCAGCAGAGCAAGGGTTCGGTGAAGTTGGCGTTGTTGATGGCCCGTCAGGGCATCAGCCCCTCAGCAGCGCACACCCTGCTGGAGCGCAGCGGCGGCCAGCTCCGTTCAGCCCTCGAATGA
- the pstB gene encoding phosphate ABC transporter ATP-binding protein PstB, whose translation MSPATPSPCFNLENVSISYGSNVAVRGVYMEVPRGKVTAFIGPSGCGKSTVLRSLNRMNDLIEGCSLKGRVLFDNQDLYARDVDPVEVRRRIGMVFQKPNPFPKSIYENIAFGARINGFKGDMDELVERSLRKAALWDETKDKLKVSGYSLSGGQQQRLCIARAIAIEPEVILMDEPCSALDPISTLKIEEMMHELKKSYTIVIVTHNMQQAVRVSDMTGFFNVTPNPDSDGKVGCLEEFAETELIFNAPKQKATQDYVTGRFG comes from the coding sequence ATGTCGCCTGCCACCCCCAGCCCCTGCTTCAACCTCGAGAACGTGAGCATCAGCTACGGCAGCAACGTGGCTGTGCGGGGTGTGTACATGGAGGTGCCCCGCGGCAAGGTCACCGCCTTTATCGGTCCATCCGGGTGTGGCAAGAGCACGGTGCTGCGCTCCCTCAACCGCATGAACGACTTGATCGAGGGATGCAGCCTGAAGGGGCGCGTGCTGTTCGACAACCAAGACCTCTACGCCCGGGATGTGGATCCGGTGGAAGTGCGGCGGCGCATTGGCATGGTGTTCCAGAAGCCGAACCCCTTCCCGAAGAGCATCTACGAAAACATCGCCTTCGGCGCCCGCATCAATGGTTTCAAAGGAGATATGGATGAATTGGTGGAGCGCTCCCTGCGCAAAGCGGCCCTGTGGGATGAAACCAAAGACAAGCTCAAGGTGAGCGGCTATTCGCTCTCTGGCGGGCAGCAGCAGCGGCTGTGCATTGCCCGGGCGATTGCGATCGAGCCGGAAGTGATCCTGATGGATGAACCCTGCTCAGCGCTCGACCCGATCTCCACGTTGAAAATCGAGGAGATGATGCATGAGCTCAAGAAGAGCTACACGATTGTGATCGTGACCCACAACATGCAGCAGGCGGTCCGCGTCAGCGACATGACCGGCTTTTTCAACGTCACCCCCAATCCCGACAGCGACGGCAAGGTGGGCTGCCTGGAGGAATTCGCCGAGACCGAACTGATCTTCAACGCCCCCAAACAAAAAGCCACCCAGGATTACGTCACCGGCCGGTTCGGCTGA
- a CDS encoding inositol monophosphatase family protein produces MSTPEQQRLSDQSAEASGLRPGELEQLADVARRAAEAGAAQLLHHFGRLESIREKGRAGDLVTEADVAAEQAVLEVLEHDTPELGVLAEESGRRPGQGSALEWCVDPLDGTTNYAHRYPFFGTSIGLTWNGQPLLGALAVPALQQLYWAAPGLGAWCNGSRIQVSQCSSLASSLLVTGFAYDRHERLDNNYAEFAWFTHRTRGVRRGGAAAVDLAFVADGRLDGYWERGLSPWDLAAGVALVEQAGGVVCAYDGSPARLADGRLIACSPGLRQALIDGLAACQPLSGASFGAPELDRAAP; encoded by the coding sequence ATGAGCACACCTGAGCAGCAGCGGCTCTCGGATCAGAGCGCCGAAGCCAGTGGGCTGAGGCCTGGTGAGCTGGAACAGCTCGCCGATGTGGCCCGCCGAGCCGCAGAAGCGGGAGCGGCGCAACTGCTGCACCACTTTGGCCGCTTGGAATCCATCCGCGAAAAGGGGCGCGCCGGGGATCTGGTCACCGAGGCTGATGTGGCCGCCGAGCAGGCGGTGCTGGAGGTGCTGGAGCACGACACGCCAGAGCTGGGGGTGCTTGCCGAGGAGAGCGGACGCCGGCCCGGCCAGGGCTCAGCCCTGGAGTGGTGCGTGGATCCCCTCGATGGCACCACCAATTACGCCCACCGCTATCCCTTTTTCGGCACCTCGATCGGCCTCACCTGGAACGGCCAGCCGCTGCTGGGGGCCTTGGCCGTGCCGGCGCTGCAACAGCTGTATTGGGCCGCTCCAGGGCTCGGGGCCTGGTGCAACGGCAGCCGCATCCAGGTGAGCCAGTGCTCGAGCCTCGCCAGCTCCCTGTTGGTCACCGGCTTTGCCTACGACCGGCACGAGCGTCTGGATAACAACTACGCCGAATTCGCCTGGTTTACCCACCGCACCCGCGGCGTCCGCCGGGGCGGTGCGGCGGCCGTGGATCTGGCGTTTGTGGCCGACGGCCGCCTCGATGGCTACTGGGAGCGCGGCTTGTCTCCGTGGGACCTGGCGGCTGGCGTTGCCCTTGTGGAGCAGGCCGGGGGCGTGGTGTGCGCCTACGACGGCAGCCCCGCTCGACTGGCGGATGGGCGCTTGATCGCCTGCAGCCCCGGCTTGCGCCAAGCGTTGATCGATGGACTGGCCGCTTGCCAGCCGCTGAGCGGCGCCAGCTTTGGTGCACCGGAACTCGACAGGGCCGCTCCATAG
- a CDS encoding DnaJ domain-containing protein, translated as MSRAPSQTTVNHWAVLGLDPGADSQALKRAFRQQARRWHPDLNGNDPHAEEQFKAVNEAYAVLSDPQRRQQWEQGLDTNEAAAAGLDLFAHGFPDFHDYVEELFGAPQRRSAPDRSREAPEEEASQAPRGRSEVTAAPPPPPPVVASSDCESLVELTPEQALHGERVEIDLPDGTGVEVWTPAMAGDGWRLRLSGVAPGGADHFLQLRVRTPEGLRIDGLRVLYQLDLSPAEGALGCSVVVPTLDGPVQLRIPPGSSSGRLLRLRGRGLQQGDQRGDQLVEVRLVVPSALTEAEEALYARLQQLAAELDGERT; from the coding sequence GTGAGCCGTGCCCCCTCTCAAACGACCGTGAACCATTGGGCGGTGCTGGGCTTGGATCCGGGCGCCGATTCCCAGGCGCTCAAACGGGCATTCCGCCAGCAGGCGCGCCGCTGGCATCCGGATCTCAACGGTAATGATCCCCACGCGGAGGAGCAGTTCAAGGCCGTTAACGAGGCCTACGCCGTTCTGAGTGATCCGCAGCGGCGGCAGCAATGGGAACAGGGGCTCGATACGAACGAGGCGGCTGCAGCCGGTCTCGATCTCTTTGCCCATGGTTTTCCCGACTTTCATGACTACGTCGAGGAGCTGTTCGGTGCTCCCCAGCGCCGATCGGCACCTGATCGCAGCCGCGAAGCGCCGGAGGAGGAGGCCTCCCAGGCTCCCCGTGGCCGTAGTGAGGTGACCGCGGCACCCCCGCCTCCGCCGCCTGTGGTGGCGAGCAGCGATTGCGAGTCGCTGGTGGAGCTCACGCCGGAGCAGGCTTTGCACGGGGAGCGGGTGGAGATTGATCTACCCGATGGCACCGGCGTGGAGGTGTGGACTCCGGCGATGGCGGGGGATGGTTGGCGCTTGCGGCTGTCCGGGGTGGCTCCTGGTGGGGCGGACCACTTTCTGCAGTTGCGGGTGCGCACGCCGGAAGGGCTGAGGATTGATGGGCTGCGGGTGCTGTACCAGCTGGACCTTTCCCCTGCTGAAGGGGCGTTGGGGTGTTCGGTGGTGGTGCCCACCCTGGATGGTCCGGTGCAGCTGCGCATTCCGCCTGGCTCCTCCAGCGGACGGCTGTTGCGCCTGCGGGGCCGTGGATTGCAGCAGGGGGATCAGCGTGGCGATCAGCTGGTGGAGGTGCGTTTGGTGGTGCCCTCGGCCCTCACCGAAGCGGAGGAGGCGTTGTATGCCCGACTGCAGCAGTTGGCGGCGGAACTTGATGGTGAACGGACCTGA
- a CDS encoding 2Fe-2S iron-sulfur cluster-binding protein, translating into MRTFPITVHWRQENRTIALDVPEGEYILRSFEQQGEPLPFSCRNGCCTACAVRVLEGSIDQREALGLSREIRAKGYGLLCVARATGPLEVETQDEDEVYELQFGRHFGRGKVRAGLPLEEE; encoded by the coding sequence ATGCGCACCTTTCCCATCACGGTCCACTGGCGCCAGGAGAACCGCACCATCGCCCTGGACGTGCCGGAAGGGGAGTACATCCTGCGCAGCTTCGAGCAGCAGGGTGAACCGCTGCCTTTCAGCTGCCGCAACGGCTGCTGCACCGCCTGCGCCGTGCGCGTGCTGGAGGGGTCCATCGATCAGCGCGAAGCCCTGGGCCTGTCGCGCGAGATTCGCGCCAAGGGATACGGCCTGTTGTGTGTGGCCAGGGCCACCGGTCCGCTGGAGGTGGAAACCCAGGATGAAGACGAGGTGTACGAGCTGCAGTTCGGCCGCCACTTCGGCCGTGGCAAGGTGCGTGCCGGCCTACCCCTCGAGGAGGAATGA
- the pstC gene encoding phosphate ABC transporter permease subunit PstC, with protein MAVGARPELFSQRRRPPWELLIDRGFQKLAVVLASVVGLVLVGILFTVLGGAREAIGRFGLAFLTTSNWDPIGEHYGAFTAIYGTVVSSLLALAIAVPLGVGTAIFLTENIIPLAIRQVLGVMVELLAAIPSVVLGLWGIFVMEPFLRPGLESLHQWLGWLPFFSTTPLGPGMAPAVLILVVMILPIITAISRDSLQQVPLTLRQAAYGVGTTRWGAIVHVILPAAISGITGGVMLALGRAMGETMAVTMLIGNSNNFSFSLLAPANTISSMLANQFGEADGLQVSALMYAALVLMVLTLLVNLLAQVIVRRLSLKY; from the coding sequence ATGGCTGTGGGTGCCCGCCCTGAACTCTTTTCGCAGCGGCGGCGTCCCCCCTGGGAACTGCTGATCGATCGTGGCTTCCAGAAGCTGGCGGTGGTGCTGGCGTCGGTGGTTGGCCTCGTGTTGGTGGGCATTTTGTTCACGGTGCTCGGCGGCGCCCGGGAGGCGATCGGTCGCTTTGGCCTCGCGTTCCTAACTACGTCCAACTGGGATCCGATCGGGGAGCACTACGGCGCCTTCACCGCCATCTATGGAACGGTGGTCAGCTCCCTACTGGCCCTGGCGATTGCCGTTCCCCTCGGCGTGGGTACGGCCATCTTCCTCACGGAAAACATCATTCCCCTGGCGATTCGCCAGGTGCTTGGAGTGATGGTGGAGCTCCTGGCGGCGATCCCCTCGGTGGTGCTGGGGCTCTGGGGGATCTTTGTGATGGAGCCCTTCCTACGGCCAGGGCTCGAGAGCCTGCATCAATGGCTTGGCTGGCTGCCCTTCTTCTCCACCACTCCCCTAGGGCCAGGGATGGCGCCAGCGGTGTTGATCCTCGTGGTGATGATCCTGCCGATCATCACGGCCATCTCCCGCGATTCCCTGCAACAGGTTCCGCTCACGCTGCGGCAAGCGGCCTACGGCGTGGGCACCACCCGCTGGGGCGCGATCGTCCATGTAATCCTGCCGGCGGCGATTTCTGGCATCACCGGCGGCGTGATGCTGGCTCTGGGCCGGGCCATGGGTGAAACCATGGCGGTCACGATGCTGATCGGGAACTCCAACAACTTCAGCTTCAGCCTGCTGGCACCCGCCAACACGATCTCCTCGATGCTGGCCAACCAATTCGGTGAAGCCGATGGACTGCAGGTCTCAGCGCTGATGTACGCCGCCCTGGTGCTGATGGTGCTCACCTTGCTGGTGAACCTCCTGGCCCAGGTGATCGTGCGCCGTTTGAGCCTCAAATACTGA
- the pstA gene encoding phosphate ABC transporter permease PstA: MTSFNRGSLTLQPSLARNRWNQLLTATAALFTALAVLPLIVVIAYVLFKGGSLITLQLLTELPPPPGLDGGGIGNAILGTLIVTLVAALIAVPVGVGAGVYLAEFASVGWFARFVRFGTNVLAGVPSIICGVFVYGLLVSTRLFFNQSYSALAGGIALAVLMLPTVIKTTDEALKLVPQELRWGAMGVGASRFVTITRVTLPAAFSSIATGVVLAIARAAGETAPLIFTALFSPFWPEGLFNPIASMSVLIYNFAIMPYEAQIALAWASSFVLVVMILLANLLARWLGRFSNT, encoded by the coding sequence ATGACGTCCTTCAACCGCGGCTCCTTAACCCTGCAGCCCTCCCTGGCGCGCAACCGCTGGAATCAGCTGCTCACCGCTACAGCAGCTCTGTTCACCGCTCTGGCGGTGCTGCCGCTGATCGTGGTGATCGCCTACGTGCTGTTCAAGGGTGGATCCTTGATCACCCTGCAGCTGCTCACCGAGCTGCCACCGCCGCCGGGGCTGGACGGCGGTGGCATCGGCAATGCCATCCTCGGCACCCTGATCGTCACCCTGGTGGCAGCCCTGATTGCCGTGCCCGTGGGCGTGGGAGCCGGCGTGTATCTGGCTGAATTCGCCTCAGTCGGCTGGTTTGCCCGCTTTGTGCGCTTTGGAACCAATGTGCTGGCGGGTGTGCCATCGATCATCTGTGGCGTGTTCGTGTACGGCCTGCTCGTGAGCACGCGCCTGTTTTTCAACCAGAGCTACAGCGCCCTGGCCGGCGGCATCGCCCTGGCCGTGTTGATGTTGCCCACGGTGATCAAGACCACCGATGAAGCCCTGAAGCTGGTGCCCCAGGAGCTGCGCTGGGGGGCCATGGGCGTGGGCGCCTCGCGCTTTGTCACCATCACCCGCGTCACCTTGCCGGCGGCCTTCTCCTCCATTGCCACAGGCGTGGTACTGGCCATTGCACGGGCGGCTGGTGAAACAGCGCCCTTGATCTTCACGGCCCTGTTCTCACCGTTCTGGCCTGAAGGATTGTTCAATCCGATCGCATCGATGTCGGTGTTGATCTACAACTTCGCGATCATGCCCTATGAGGCCCAGATTGCTTTGGCCTGGGCGTCGTCGTTTGTGTTGGTGGTGATGATCCTGCTGGCCAATCTTTTGGCCCGTTGGCTGGGCCGCTTCAGCAACACCTGA
- a CDS encoding DUF3110 domain-containing protein yields MSVHVLLFDAGSDNEGIHSLELNGTTVVLLFEDRDDAERYAGLLEAQDFPAPTVEAIERREMEEFCSSAGYEARFVPAGFLPQSAEDRLLIAPPEKNMDVTSWRDQEEASAEPAVAAPEDPISTGNAELEDFRRRLEGLL; encoded by the coding sequence ATGTCGGTTCACGTCCTGCTGTTCGATGCCGGCAGCGACAACGAGGGGATTCATTCCCTCGAGCTCAATGGCACCACCGTGGTGCTGCTGTTTGAAGACCGCGACGATGCGGAGCGCTATGCCGGGCTGTTGGAAGCGCAGGATTTTCCCGCTCCAACCGTGGAAGCGATCGAGCGGCGCGAGATGGAGGAGTTCTGCAGCAGCGCCGGCTATGAGGCCCGCTTCGTGCCGGCCGGTTTCCTGCCGCAGTCCGCTGAAGACCGTCTGCTGATTGCGCCGCCCGAGAAAAACATGGACGTGACCTCCTGGCGGGATCAGGAGGAGGCCTCTGCGGAGCCGGCCGTGGCCGCTCCCGAAGACCCGATCAGCACCGGCAATGCCGAACTCGAAGATTTCCGCCGCCGCCTTGAGGGGCTGCTGTGA
- a CDS encoding ferredoxin family protein has protein sequence MAHTIVTDICEGVADCVDACPVACINPGSGANAKGTAFYWIDFDTCIDCGICLQVCPVAGAIVPEEKPDLQRVG, from the coding sequence ATGGCCCACACGATCGTCACCGACATCTGCGAAGGGGTGGCCGATTGCGTGGATGCCTGCCCGGTGGCCTGCATCAACCCAGGCAGTGGGGCCAACGCCAAGGGCACAGCCTTCTACTGGATCGATTTCGACACCTGCATCGACTGCGGTATTTGCCTGCAGGTGTGTCCTGTGGCCGGAGCGATCGTGCCTGAAGAGAAACCGGATCTGCAGCGGGTGGGCTGA